A genomic stretch from Setaria viridis chromosome 1, Setaria_viridis_v4.0, whole genome shotgun sequence includes:
- the LOC117834003 gene encoding LOW QUALITY PROTEIN: protein YABBY 4 (The sequence of the model RefSeq protein was modified relative to this genomic sequence to represent the inferred CDS: inserted 1 base in 1 codon; deleted 2 bases in 1 codon): MSSSSSSSSAAIPLDHLAPSPTERHCPCYVHCNCCETILAVGVPCSSLFKTVTVRCGHCASMLSVNLHGLLLPPAAQVPSFLMNQASANVSAXSNSSCGSNLPAAPMPEAKPPVQQEPELKKSSSSVNRPAQRKQQLAAAYAVSVSSQALS; this comes from the exons atgtcgtcctcgtcctcctcgtcgtcggccgccatCCCGCTGGACCACCTCGCGCCGTCCCCCACCGAGCGGCACTGC CCGTGCTACGTGCACTGCAACTGCTGCGAAACCATCCTCGCC GTCGGCGTGCCGTGCAGCAGCCTGTTCAAGACGGTGACGGTGCGCTGCGGCCACTGCGCCAGCATGCTCTCCGTCAACCTCCACGGCCTCCtgctcccgcccgcggcgcaggTGCCGAGCTTCCTGATGAACCAGGCGAGCGCCAACGTGAGCG GCAGCAACAGCAGCTGCGGCAGCAACCTGCCGGCCGCGCCGATGCCGGAAGCGAAGCCGCCTGTGCAGCAGGAGCCCGAGCTGAAGAAGAGCTCCTCGTCGGTGAACAGGC CGGCTCAGCGCAAGCAGCAGCTTGCTGCAGCCTACGCCGTTTCGGTCAGCTCTCAGGCTCTCAGCTAG
- the LOC117845544 gene encoding protein YABBY 4, with protein sequence MMSSSSSSSSAAFPLDHLAPSPTEQLCYVHCNCCDTILAVGVPCSSLFKTVTVRCGHCANLLSVNLRGLLLPPAAPPAASQLSFGHSLLSPTSPHGLLDEFALQAPSILMDQASANLSSATTGRSNSSCGSNLPAAPMPAAKPPAVQQEPELAKSAPSVNRPPEKRQRVPSAYNRFIKDEIQRIKAGNPDITHREAFSAAAKNWAHFPHIHFGLMPDQGLKKTFKTQDGAEDMLLKDGLYAAAAAAAAANMGITPF encoded by the exons ATGatgtcgtcctcgtcctcctcgtcgtcggccgcctTCCCGCTGGACCACCTCGCGCCGTCCCCCACCGAGCAGCTCTGCTACGTGCACTGCAACTGCTGCGACACCATCCTCGCC GTCGGCGTGCCGTGCAGCAGCCTGTTCAAGACGGTGACGGTGCGCTGCGGCCACTGCGCCAACCTGCTCTCCGTCAACCTCCGCGGCCTCCtgctcccgcccgcggcgccgccggcggccagtCAGCTCAGCTTCGGCCACTCCTTGCTCTCCCCCACATCCCCGCATGGCCTCTTG GACGAGTTCGCGCTCCAGGCGCCGAGCATCCTGATGGACCAAGCAAGCGCCAACCTGAGCAGCGCCACCACGGGCCGCAGCAACAGCAGCTGCGGCAGCAACCTGCCGGCCGCGCCGATGCCGGCAGCGAAGCCGCCCGCCGTGCAGCAGGAGCCCGAGCTGGCGAAGAGCGCCCCGTCGGTGAACAGGC CTCCGGAGAAGCGGCAGAGAGTCCCGTCGGCGTACAACCGCTTCATCAA GGACGAGATCCAGCGCATCAAGGCCGGCAACCCGGACATCACCCACCGCGAGGCGTTCAGCGCAGCCGCAAAGAAT TGGGCACATTTCCCGCACATCCATTTCGGCCTCATGCCGGACCAGGGCCTCAAGAAGACCTTCAAGACTCAG GATGGCGCTGAAGACATGCTTCTCAAGGATGGTCTCTatgcggcagcggcagcagctgcagccgccaACATGGGCATCACTCCATTCTAG
- the LOC117864183 gene encoding thylakoid lumenal protein TL20.3, chloroplastic isoform X1: MRESDFSGSTFNGAYLEKAVAYKANFTGADLSDTLMDRMVLNEANLTNAVLVRSVLTRSDLGGAIIEGADFSDAVIDLPQKQALCKYASGTNPITGVSTRKSLGCGNSRRNAYGSPSSPLLSAPPQKLLDRDGFCDSGTGMCDAK; this comes from the exons ATGAGAGAGTCAGATTTCAGTGGTTCCACATTCAATGGTGCCTATCTTGAAAAGGCTGTTGCTTATAAGGCAAATTTCACTG gTGCTGATTTGAGTGATACGCTAATGGACCGCATG GTTCTCAATGAAGCCAACCTTACAAATGCTGTTCTTGTACGGTCAGTCCTCACACGTAGTGATCTTGGAGGAGCGATTATTGAAGGCGCTGACTTCAGTGATGCTGTTATTGACCTACCACAGAAACAG GCATTATGCAAATATGCAAGCGGAACCAACCCCATAACAGGGGTAAGCACCCGAAAAAGCCTAGGATGTGGCAATAGCCGTCGAAATGCATATGGGAGCCCTTCATCCCCTCTGTTGAGTGCCCCACCACAGAAACTTCTTGACCGCGATGGTTTCTGTGATTCGGGTACAGGTATGTGCGATGCAAAGTAA
- the LOC117864183 gene encoding thylakoid lumenal protein TL20.3, chloroplastic isoform X2, with protein MTLASTSPIAAAAARPTKLPSFSRCPPRRLLRVSCQAAPDRPACGGGNASSASPAPQQPRWRAAVSAAIAAAVVAAAMPAYADLNRFEAEQRGEFGIGSAAQFGSADLKKAVHVNENFRRANFTSADMRESDFSGSTFNGAYLEKAVAYKANFTGADLSDTLMDRMVLNEANLTNAVLVRSVLTRSDLGGAIIEGADFSDAVIDLPQKQALCKYASGTNPITGVSTRKSLGCGNSRRNAYGSPSSPLLSAPPQKLLDRDGFCDSGTGMCDAK; from the exons atgactCTTGCATCCACCTCCCCtatcgctgccgccgccgcccgtcccacGAAACTCCCTTCCTTCTCCCGCTGCCCCCCTCGCCGCCTGCTGCGCGTCTCCTGCCAGGCGGCGCCCGACCGCCCGGCCTGCGGGGGCGGCAATGCGTCgagcgcctcgccggcgccgcagcagccGAGGTGGCGCGCCGCGGTATCCGCCGCGATCGCGGCGGCCGTGGTCGCCGCGGCGATGCCGGCCTACGCGGACCTGAACAGGTTCGAGGCCGAGCAGCGGGGCGAGTTCGGCATCGGCTCCGCCGCGCAGTTCGGCTCGGCCGACCTCAA GAAGGCCGTCCATGTTAACGAGAACTTCAG GAGAGCCAACTTCACATCTGCTGACATGAGAGAGTCAGATTTCAGTGGTTCCACATTCAATGGTGCCTATCTTGAAAAGGCTGTTGCTTATAAGGCAAATTTCACTG gTGCTGATTTGAGTGATACGCTAATGGACCGCATG GTTCTCAATGAAGCCAACCTTACAAATGCTGTTCTTGTACGGTCAGTCCTCACACGTAGTGATCTTGGAGGAGCGATTATTGAAGGCGCTGACTTCAGTGATGCTGTTATTGACCTACCACAGAAACAG GCATTATGCAAATATGCAAGCGGAACCAACCCCATAACAGGGGTAAGCACCCGAAAAAGCCTAGGATGTGGCAATAGCCGTCGAAATGCATATGGGAGCCCTTCATCCCCTCTGTTGAGTGCCCCACCACAGAAACTTCTTGACCGCGATGGTTTCTGTGATTCGGGTACAGGTATGTGCGATGCAAAGTAA
- the LOC117864168 gene encoding NAC domain-containing protein 7: protein MDTAFSHVPPGFRFHPTDEELVDYYLRKKVASNKIDLDVIKDVDLYKIEPWDLQEKCKIGMEEQNEWYFFSHKDKKYPTGTRTNRATTAGFWKATGRDKPIYTKNCLVGMRKTLVFYRGRAPNGQKSDWIMHEYRLETTENGTAPEEGWVVCRVFKKRVATVRRMADGAPCWFDDHVAGFMPPDIGSPRQLMMHHHHHPTAAAYGGQQLYHCKPELEYHHLLPSQEAFLQQLPQLESPKPPGAYIAQGSCSLQSSDEASKYAAALQAPMEPASYMAATGDDDSVTDWRVLDKFVASQLFSHGDGAPKEAGYSNPAQVFHAEHKQPQEALDYASTSASGGGGEADLWK from the exons ATGGACACTGCTTTCTCCCATGTCCCCCCTGGATTCCGTTTCCACCCCACAGACGAGGAACTCGTCGACTACTACCtgaggaagaaggtggcgtCGAACAAGATCGACCTGGACGTGATAAAAGACGTCGATCTGTACAAAATTGAGCCCTGGGACCTCCAAG AGAAGTGCAAGATCGGGATGGAGGAGCAGAACGAGTGGTACTTCTTCAGCCACAAGGACAAGAAGTACCCGACGGGCACCCGCACCAACCGGGCGACCACCGCCGGCTTCTGGAAGGCCACGGGGCGGGACAAGCCCATCTACACCAAGAACTGCCTCGTCGGTATGAGGAAGACCCTCGTCTTCTACCGCGGCCGCGCGCCCAACGGCCAGAAGTCCGACTGGATAATGCACGAGTACCGCCTCGAGACCACCGAGAACGGCACCGCCCCT GAGGAAGGATGGGTGGTCTGCCGGGTGTTCAAGAAGCGGGTGGCGACCGTGCGGAGGATGGCCGACGGCGCGCCGTGCTGGTTCGACGACCACGTCGCCGGGTTCATGCCGCCGGACATCGGCTCGCCGAGGCAGCTGATGAtgcatcaccaccaccacccgacCGCGGCGGCGTACGGCGGGCAGCAGCTCTACCACTGCAAGCCGGAGCTGGAGTATCACCACCTCCTGCCCAGCCAGGAGGCATTCTTGCAGCAGCTGCCTCAGCTGGAGAGCCCCAAACCTCCCGGCGCCTACATCGCCCAAGGAAGCTGCAGCCTCCAGTCCTCCGACGAGGCTTCCAAGTACGCCGCCGCGCTTCAAGCACCGATGGAGCCCGCCTCCTACATGGCCgccaccggcgacgacgactCGGTCACTGACTGGAGGGTGCTCGACAAGTTCGTCGCGTCCCAGCTGTTCAGCCACGGCGACGGCGCTCCGAAAGAGGCCGGTTACTCCAATCCGGCGCAGGTGTTCCACGCTGAGCACAAGCAGCCACAAGAGGCACTGGACTACGCCTCCACGTCtgccagtggcggcggcggcgaggctgacCTGTGGAAATAG